The proteins below come from a single Eucalyptus grandis isolate ANBG69807.140 chromosome 3, ASM1654582v1, whole genome shotgun sequence genomic window:
- the LOC120291825 gene encoding probable LRR receptor-like serine/threonine-protein kinase At3g47570 — translation MSINPIIGEIPMSIVNLVNLELLRIEHTILSGAIMFNVGNLQNLVILRLSNNSLSGMIPSSLQKMKKLSILYLDGNHFHGHIPSHLDKCQSLMWLDLSNNNLSGSIFLAVKTLMYLNLSHNHFNGALPAYVGQIDHLETLDISSNMFGGEIPSTLGYCVGLVSLEMKDNHFKGSIPQSFSSLRSIEILDLSNNNLSGEIPKFFEAFHFLEILDLSYNNFEGMLPTKGVFKNASITFVIGNNKICGGVPEFQLPKCIFRHSKRERLVRELKLVLSITFGLLGVVLVLVCVYICWLKRKKTREPTSSSIADTWKNLSYGTLLKATDAFSSTNLIGVGSFGSVYKGMLRENGTNVAVKVLNLTRHGALKSFKAECEALKNIKHRNLLKVLTVCSGTDYAGNDFRALVYEFMVNGSLQEWLHPSPMLVDANGPSKNLSLVQRIKISIDIAFALDYLHNQCHSAIVHCDLKPSNVLLDAEMVGHIGDFGLAKILLESTSYTSTNISSAGLRGTIGYAAPLWHTLVRDVHSLGPTAEIFKENLNLHSFVKDALPGRVLEITDPILVREVESHASESRKSTLGLSANGLPNWDRPLAWSPRRANEHYDVAAQLCSIRDKLYAAGLQGEVTH, via the exons CATACCATTCTTTCAGGTGCTATCATGTTTAATGTGggaaatcttcaaaatctgGTGATCTTGAGACTCTCCAATAACAGTCTATCGGGAATGATTCCATCCTCTTtgcagaagatgaagaaattgtCTATTTTATATCTTGATGGGAATCACTTTCATGGCCATATTCCTTCACATCTAGATAAGTGTCAAAGTCTGATGTGGCTTGATCTTTCTAACAACAATCTCAGTGGTTCCATCTTCTTAGCAGTTAAAACTCTCATGTATTTGAACTTGTCTCACAACCATTTTAATGGGGCCCTTCCGGCATACGTAGGACAAATTGACCATTTAGAGACTTTGGACATTTCAAGCAATATGTTTGGTGGTGAAATTCCGAGCACCCTAGGTTATTGTGTTGGATTGGTAAGTTTAGAAATGAAGGATAACCACTTCAAAGGATCCATTCCTCAATCATTTAGCTCTTTAAGAAGCATTGAGATATTGGATCTTTCGAATAACAATCTATCAGGTGAGATTCCGAAGTTCTTTGAGGCATTTCACTTCCtagaaattttggatttatCCTATAATAATTTTGAAGGCATGTTACCAACTAAAGGAGTCTTCAAGAATGCAAGCATCACTTTTGTTATCGGAAACAACAAAATCTGTGGAGGAGTCCCTGAATTTCAGCTACCTAAATGCATCTTTAGACACTCCAAGAGGGAAAGACTTGTTCGTGAATTGAAACTTGTGTTGTCTATTACTTTTGGACTTCTAGGGGTGGTTCTTGTTCTAGTTTGTGTGTATATATGTTggttgaagaggaagaaaacaagagaaCCAACTTCAAGTTCCATAGCTGATACTTGGAAAAACTTATCTTATGGAACTCTCCTTAAAGCGACCGAtgctttttcttcaactaatTTGATTGGCGTTGGCAGTTTTGGATCTGTTTATAAGGGGATGCTTCGAGAGAATGGGACCAACGTTGCTGTGAAGGTTCTTAATTTAACGCGTCATGGTGCTTTGAAGAGCTTCAAAGCTGAGTGCGAGGCTTTGAAGAATATAAAACATCGAAATCTTTTGAAGGTATTGACAGTGTGCTCAGGTACTGATTATGCTGGGAATGACTTTAGGGCTTTGGTCTATGAGTTCATGGTCAATGGTAGCCTCCAAGAGTGGTTGCACCCGTCTCCAATGCTTGTAGATGCAAATGGGCCTTCAAAAAATTTGAGTCTTGTCCAAAggataaaaatttccattgaCATTGCTTTTGCATTGGATTATCTTCATAACCAATGCCACAGTGCCATCGttcattgtgatctaaagccaAGTAATGTCCTTTTAGATGCTGAGATGGTCGGACATATAGGTGACTTTGGATTGGCAAAAATCCTCCTTGAATCCACATCTTACACAAGCACAAATATAAGCTCAGCTGGTTTGAGAGGAACAATTGGTTATGCTGCTCCG TTATGGCATACTCTTGTTAGAGATGTTCACAGTCTCGGGCCCACAGCTGAgatattcaaagaaaatttgaaccTACATAGTTTTGTTAAGGATGCTTTGCCCGGACGAGTCCTGGAAATTACCGATCCCATTCTAGTTCGAGAGGTGGAGAGCCATGCAAGCGAAAGTAGAAAGAGCACGCTTGGATTGTCTGCTAATGGTCTACCGAATTGGGATCGCCCGCTCGCTTGGAGTCCCAGGAGAGCGAACGAGCATTACGATGTAGCAGCTCAACTATGTTCAATTAGGGACAAGCTTTACGCAGCCGGCTTACAAGGAGAGGTAACACACTAA